A stretch of Gossypium hirsutum isolate 1008001.06 chromosome A06, Gossypium_hirsutum_v2.1, whole genome shotgun sequence DNA encodes these proteins:
- the LOC107930592 gene encoding squalene monooxygenase SE1 → MRKMADPYVLAWISVFVTTLLALCGVVLKRRKVIGISSARTESVTSVSAVDGECRSADGCDTDVIIVGAGVAGSALAHTLGKDGRRVHVIERDLSEPDRIVGELLQPGGYLKLIELGLEDCVEEIDAQQVFGYALFKDGKRTRLSYPLENFHSDVSGRSFHNGRFIQRMREKAASLPNVRLEQGVVTSLLEEKGTIRGVQYKTKDGRELTAFAPLTIVCDGCFSNLRRSLCNPQVDVPSCFVGLVLENCHLPYANHGHVILADPSPILFYPISSTEIRCLVDVPGQKVPSIANGEMANYLKTVVAPQVPPEIYDSFVAAVDKGNIRTMPNRSMPASPYPTPGALLMGDAFNMRHPLTGGGMTVALSDIVVLRDLLKPLRDLNDAPTLCKYLESFYTLRKPVASTINTLAGALYKVFCASPDQARKEMRQACFDYLSLGGVFSTGPISLLSGLNPRPLSLVLHFFAVAIYGVGRLLLPFPSPKRIWIGARLISGASGIIFPIIKAEGVRQMFFPATVPAYYRRVPPAN, encoded by the exons atgagaaaaatgGCGGATCCTTACGTGTTGGCGTGGATCTCGGTTTTCGTAACGACGCTTCTTGCTTTGTGCGGTGTCGTTTTGAAGAGACGGAAAGTGATCGGGATCTCTTCCGCAAGGACTGAGTCGGTGACGAGCGTATCGGCTGTTGACGGAGAATGTAGATCCGCTGATGGTTGTGATACTGACGTCATCATTGTTGGAGCTGGTGTTGCTGGATCCGCACTCGCTCACACTCTTGGCAAG GATGGACGTCGAGTGCATGTGATTGAAAGAGATTTATCAGAGCCTGACCGTATTGTTGGGGAACTGCTACAACCAGGGGGCTATCTCAAGTTAATTGAGTTGGGACTTGAAG ATTGTGTGGAGGAAATTGATGCTCAGCAGGTGTTTGGTTATGCGCTTTTCAAGGATGGGAAACGTACCCGACTTTCTTATCCCTTAGAAAATTTCCACTCAGATGTATCTGGCAGGAGCTTCCACAATGGACGTTTCATACAGAGGATGCGGGAGAAAGCAGCTTCTCTTCCCAA TGTACGTTTAGAGCAAGGTGTAGTTACTTCTCTACTTGAAGAAAAAGGGACTATCAGAGGAGTGCAGTATAAAACTAAAGATGGCCGTGAATTGACAGCATTTGCACCGCTAACCATTGTTTGTGATGGCTGTTTTTCAAACCTACGTCGCTCTCTTTGCAACCCTCAG GTAGATGTACCGTCGTGTTTTGTCGGATTAGTACTGGAGAATTGCCATCTTCCTTATGCAAATCACGGGCATGTTATACTAGCAGATCCTTCCCCCATTTTGTTCTATCCTATTAGCAGCACAGAGATTCGTTGTCTCGTTGATGTACCAGGTCAAAAGGTTCCTTCTATTGCCAATGGGGAGATGGCAAATTATTTGAAGACAGTTGTGGCTCCTCAG GTTCCACCGGAAATTTACGATTCATTTGTAGCAGCTGTTGATAAGGGAAATATTAGGACAATGCCAAACAGAAGCATGCCGGCTTCTCCTTATCCCACTCCTGGAGCCCTATTAATGGGAGATGCATTTAACATGCGCCATCCATTAACTGGCGGAGGAATGACTGTGGCTTTATCTGATATTGTTGTTCTTCGTGATCTACTGAAGCCTCTGCGTGACCTCAATGATGCACCAACACTCTGTAAATATCTAGAATCATTTTACACCTTGCGTAAG CCTGTGGCATCTACAATCAATACATTGGCAGGTGCATTGTACAAAGTGTTTTGCGCATCACCTGATCAAGCAAGGAAGGAAATGCGACAGGCTTGTTTCGATTATCTAAGCCTTGGAGGTGTATTCTCAACAGGTCCAATATCGTTGCTCTCAGGTTTAAACCCTCGCCCCTTGAGCTTGGTTCTGCATTTCTTTGCGGTGGCAATATACGGTGTTGGTCGTTTACTGTTGCCATTCCCTTCACCTAAACGAATTTGGATTGGAGCTCGACTCATCTCG gGAGCATCAGGAATCATATTCCCTATCATAAAGGCAGAGGGAGTTAGGCAAATGTTCTTCCCAGCGACAGTTCCTGCATATTACAGAAGAGTACCTCCTGcaaattaa
- the LOC107930593 gene encoding uncharacterized protein isoform X2: MGGEGAERDKQWSSPNKDYKAKDDDPKLWGILLFGLIGATATTFAVSQLRRSVDWIYTQLVRSKSSRGGGSSRTSFQEEAWRRYNRRMQEEHEEEMERVERIRRMQSVFNRERNKHKRSYETWKETGPGAYHQHFQRDDWYWKADASYRDQRTNYGPPQRERASYPLSHHYTVLGLDRARLKPYTEDEIKTAFRAKAKQFHPDQNQDNKVAEAKFKEVMMSYEAIKQERKNTRV, encoded by the exons ATGGGAGGCGAAGGAGCTGAAAGGGATAAACAATGGTCGTCTCCAAACAAGGATTATAAAGCCAAAGATGATGACCCCAAACTTTGGGGAATTCTCCTCTTTGGTTTAATTGGCGCCACTGCAACCACTTTCGCG GTTAGTCAGCTGAGGAGATCTGTTGATTGGATATATACTCAG TTAGTCAGGTCAAAATCATCACGAGGAGGAGGTTCTTCTCGAACATCCTTTCAAGAGGAAGCATGGAGAAGGTATAATCGCCGAATGCAAGAAGAGCACGAAGAAGAAATGGAAAGAGTG GAACGAATAAGGCGGATGCAAAGTGTGTTTAACAGGGAACGAAATAAACACAAAAGGAGCTATGAAACCTGGAAAGAAACTGGTCCCGGTGCTTACCATCAACACTTTCAACGAGATGATTGGTATTGGAAAGCAGATGCATCTTATAGAGATCAAAGAACTAATTACGGGCCACCTCAAAGAGAGCGAGCGAGCTATCCATTATCACATCATTACACGGTTTTAGGTCTTGACAG AGCCCGATTGAAACCATATACCGAAGATGAGATTAAG ACAGCATTCAGGGCCAAGGCGAAACAATTCCACCCAGATCAGAACCAGGATAATAAAG TTGCCGAGGCGAAATTTAAAGAGGTGATGATGTCATACGAGGCTATAAAGCAAGAAAGGAAGAACACGAGGGTATGA
- the LOC107930593 gene encoding uncharacterized protein isoform X4, whose translation MGGEGAERDKQWSSPNKDYKAKDDDPKLWGILLFGLIGATATTFALVRSKSSRGGGSSRTSFQEEAWRRYNRRMQEEHEEEMERVERIRRMQSVFNRERNKHKRSYETWKETGPGAYHQHFQRDDWYWKADASYRDQRTNYGPPQRERASYPLSHHYTVLGLDRARLKPYTEDEIKTAFRAKAKQFHPDQNQDNKVAEAKFKEVMMSYEAIKQERKNTRV comes from the exons ATGGGAGGCGAAGGAGCTGAAAGGGATAAACAATGGTCGTCTCCAAACAAGGATTATAAAGCCAAAGATGATGACCCCAAACTTTGGGGAATTCTCCTCTTTGGTTTAATTGGCGCCACTGCAACCACTTTCGCG TTAGTCAGGTCAAAATCATCACGAGGAGGAGGTTCTTCTCGAACATCCTTTCAAGAGGAAGCATGGAGAAGGTATAATCGCCGAATGCAAGAAGAGCACGAAGAAGAAATGGAAAGAGTG GAACGAATAAGGCGGATGCAAAGTGTGTTTAACAGGGAACGAAATAAACACAAAAGGAGCTATGAAACCTGGAAAGAAACTGGTCCCGGTGCTTACCATCAACACTTTCAACGAGATGATTGGTATTGGAAAGCAGATGCATCTTATAGAGATCAAAGAACTAATTACGGGCCACCTCAAAGAGAGCGAGCGAGCTATCCATTATCACATCATTACACGGTTTTAGGTCTTGACAG AGCCCGATTGAAACCATATACCGAAGATGAGATTAAG ACAGCATTCAGGGCCAAGGCGAAACAATTCCACCCAGATCAGAACCAGGATAATAAAG TTGCCGAGGCGAAATTTAAAGAGGTGATGATGTCATACGAGGCTATAAAGCAAGAAAGGAAGAACACGAGGGTATGA
- the LOC107930593 gene encoding uncharacterized protein isoform X3 yields the protein MGGEGAERDKQWSSPNKDYKAKDDDPKLWGILLFGLIGATATTFALVRSKSSRGGGSSRTSFQEEAWRRYNRRMQEEHEEEMERVERIRRMQSVFNRERNKHKRSYETWKETGPGAYHQHFQRDDWYWKADASYRDQRTNYGPPQRERASYPLSHHYTVLGLDRARLKPYTEDEIKTAFRAKAKQFHPDQNQDNKEVAEAKFKEVMMSYEAIKQERKNTRV from the exons ATGGGAGGCGAAGGAGCTGAAAGGGATAAACAATGGTCGTCTCCAAACAAGGATTATAAAGCCAAAGATGATGACCCCAAACTTTGGGGAATTCTCCTCTTTGGTTTAATTGGCGCCACTGCAACCACTTTCGCG TTAGTCAGGTCAAAATCATCACGAGGAGGAGGTTCTTCTCGAACATCCTTTCAAGAGGAAGCATGGAGAAGGTATAATCGCCGAATGCAAGAAGAGCACGAAGAAGAAATGGAAAGAGTG GAACGAATAAGGCGGATGCAAAGTGTGTTTAACAGGGAACGAAATAAACACAAAAGGAGCTATGAAACCTGGAAAGAAACTGGTCCCGGTGCTTACCATCAACACTTTCAACGAGATGATTGGTATTGGAAAGCAGATGCATCTTATAGAGATCAAAGAACTAATTACGGGCCACCTCAAAGAGAGCGAGCGAGCTATCCATTATCACATCATTACACGGTTTTAGGTCTTGACAG AGCCCGATTGAAACCATATACCGAAGATGAGATTAAG ACAGCATTCAGGGCCAAGGCGAAACAATTCCACCCAGATCAGAACCAGGATAATAAAG AAGTTGCCGAGGCGAAATTTAAAGAGGTGATGATGTCATACGAGGCTATAAAGCAAGAAAGGAAGAACACGAGGGTATGA
- the LOC107930593 gene encoding uncharacterized protein isoform X1 — MGGEGAERDKQWSSPNKDYKAKDDDPKLWGILLFGLIGATATTFAVSQLRRSVDWIYTQLVRSKSSRGGGSSRTSFQEEAWRRYNRRMQEEHEEEMERVERIRRMQSVFNRERNKHKRSYETWKETGPGAYHQHFQRDDWYWKADASYRDQRTNYGPPQRERASYPLSHHYTVLGLDRARLKPYTEDEIKTAFRAKAKQFHPDQNQDNKEVAEAKFKEVMMSYEAIKQERKNTRV; from the exons ATGGGAGGCGAAGGAGCTGAAAGGGATAAACAATGGTCGTCTCCAAACAAGGATTATAAAGCCAAAGATGATGACCCCAAACTTTGGGGAATTCTCCTCTTTGGTTTAATTGGCGCCACTGCAACCACTTTCGCG GTTAGTCAGCTGAGGAGATCTGTTGATTGGATATATACTCAG TTAGTCAGGTCAAAATCATCACGAGGAGGAGGTTCTTCTCGAACATCCTTTCAAGAGGAAGCATGGAGAAGGTATAATCGCCGAATGCAAGAAGAGCACGAAGAAGAAATGGAAAGAGTG GAACGAATAAGGCGGATGCAAAGTGTGTTTAACAGGGAACGAAATAAACACAAAAGGAGCTATGAAACCTGGAAAGAAACTGGTCCCGGTGCTTACCATCAACACTTTCAACGAGATGATTGGTATTGGAAAGCAGATGCATCTTATAGAGATCAAAGAACTAATTACGGGCCACCTCAAAGAGAGCGAGCGAGCTATCCATTATCACATCATTACACGGTTTTAGGTCTTGACAG AGCCCGATTGAAACCATATACCGAAGATGAGATTAAG ACAGCATTCAGGGCCAAGGCGAAACAATTCCACCCAGATCAGAACCAGGATAATAAAG AAGTTGCCGAGGCGAAATTTAAAGAGGTGATGATGTCATACGAGGCTATAAAGCAAGAAAGGAAGAACACGAGGGTATGA
- the LOC107930561 gene encoding CSC1-like protein RXW8, translating to MDVSDLLTSAGINIAICVMLLSLYSILRKQPGNACVYFTRRLVSEPVRGTGDISCFERFVPSTGWIAKAWQATDDEILAVGGVDAVAFMRIVVFSIRVFIIAAVICLFIVLPVNYYGQDMQHKEIHSESLEVFTIGNVKEDSKWLWVHCLALYLISCSACVLLYSDYKSITKMRLAHITGSPPNPSHFTVLVRGVPWSPDNSYSNSVEQFFSTYYPESYLSHQMVYGSCTVDKLMKDAERMYRMLKSIDPRFLDRSLPYCIPGGAAHPFMVLNLRADSVSSSTSMDRLQSSQRRKECPAAFVFFRTRYAALVAAQVLQSSNPMLWVTELAPEPHDVYWSNLSIPYKQVWLRKITTLIASVVFMFLFLLPVTFVQGLTQLEHLDQLSRRVPFLKGILKQWKFIHRVVTGYLPSVILMLFLYAVPPTMMLFSAMEWNISRSQRKRSACIKVLYFTIWNVFFVNVLSGSIIRQLTVFSSFKDAPTQLARAVPTQATFFTTYVLSSGWASLSCEIMQPFLLICNFFRKFILRTKVEPSSCALPFPHHTEIPRLLLFVHIGFTCSIMAPLILPFLLVFFFLAFLVYRNQILNVYVRKYESGGEFWPIVHNSAIFSLLLTQVIALGIFDIKRSPVATGFIIPLILLTLLFNEYCRQRFSPVFKMRPAQILIEMDQQDEQLGRKEEIHNQIRSAYFQNPIISHQVSINSNLPLSRNTSHHQGDEDNLHGLKSLKPFRNSTRSIR from the exons ATGGATGTCAGTGATCTTTTAACTTCTGCTGGAATCAACATAGCTATATGTGTTATGCTTCTGTCACTGTATTCCATATTGAGGAAACAACCAGGCAATGCGTGCGTGTATTTTACACGGCGGCTTGTTTCGGAACCGGTAAGGGGTACTGGTGATATTAGTTGCTTTGAAAGATTTGTGCCCTCTACAGGCTGGATTGCTAAAGCCTGGCAAGCAACCGATGACGAAATATTGGCCGTCGGCGGTGTCGATGCTGTAGCTTTCATGAGAATTGTTGTTTTCAG TATTCGGGTATTCATCATTGCTGCTGTAATTTGCCTTTTTATAGTGCTTCCAGTAAATTATTATGGACAAGATATGCAGCACAAGGAAATCCATTCAGAATCACTTGAAGTATTTACAATTGGAAATGTAAAAGAAGATTCTAAATG gCTTTGGGTCCATTGTCTGGCATTATACCTCATATCCTGCTCAGCTTGTGTTCTACTTTACTCT GATTATAAAAGTATCACTAAAATGAGGTTAGCACATATTACTGGATCTCCTCCCAATCCAAGTCATTTCACAGTTCTAGTCCGTGGTGTCCCTTGGTCCCCGGATAATTCATACAGTAATTCAGTGGAACAGTTCTTTTCAACTTATTATCCAGAAAGCTATTTGTCCCATCAGATGGTATATGGATCTTGTACAGTTGATAAATTAATG AAGGATGCAGAGAGAATGTACAGAATGCTAAAATCCATTGACCCACGGTTTCTAGACAGGTCTTTGCCATATTGTATTCCTGGAGGAGCTGCACATCCCTTTATGGTGCTTAACCTTAGAGCAGACAGTGTTAGCAGTTCAACCAGTATGGATAGGCTGCAATCAAGTcaaagaagaaag GAATGTCCAGCTGCTTTTGTTTTCTTCAGGACTCGCTATGCTGCTCTTGTTGCAGCACAAGTTCTTCAATCATCAAATCCCATGTTGTGGGTGACAGAACTTGCTCCTGAGCCACATGATGTTTATTGGTCAAACCTCTCCATACCGTACAAACAAGTTTGGCTTCGTAAAATAACAACTCTTATAGCTTCTGTTGTTTTTATGTTCCTGTTTCTTCTTCCTGTTACATTTGTGCAAGGCTTGACTCAACTAGAGCACTTAGACCAGCTATCACGTAGAGTTCCATTTCTTAAAGGAATTTTAAAACAGTG GAAGTTTATACACCGGGTGGTAACAGGTTACTTACCAAGTGTTATTCTAATGTTATTTCTTTATGCTGTTCCACCAACCATGATGTTGTTTTCTGCAATGGAGTGGAATATTTCACGTAGTCAGAGGAAACGGAGTGCTTGCATCAAAGTTCTGTACTTCACAATTTGGaatgttttttttgttaatgtcCTTTCTGGATCTATCATCAGGCAACTGACTGTTTTCTCAAGTTTTAAAGATGCACCTACACAACTTGCCAGAGCAGTGCCAACCCAG GCTACCTTCTTCACAACTTACGTATTATCATCAGGCTGGGCTAGCTTGTCCTGTGAAATAATGCAACCTTTCCTGCTTATTTGCAATTTTTTCAGAAAATTCATACTAAGAACCAAAGTAGAACCATCTAGTTGTGCTCTACCCTTCCCTCACCATACTGAAATTCCACGACTGCTTCTGTTTGTACACATTGGCTTCACTTGTTCCATCATGGCACCCTTAATATTGCCCTTCTTGCTAGTTTTCTTCTTTCTCGCTTTCCTCGTCTATCGTAACCAG attctCAATGTATACGTACGAAAATATGAAAGTGGGGGAGAATTCTGGCCTATTGTTCACAACTCAGCAATCTTCTCCCTATTGTTAACGCAAGTTATCGCCCTCGGAATCTTCGACATAAAACGATCACCGGTTGCTACTGGTTTCATCATTCCCCTAATATTACTCACTCTTCTCTTCAATGAGTACTGTAGGCAGAGATTTTCCCCTGTTTTCAAGATGAGACCTGCACAAATTCTTATAGAGATGGACCAACAAGATGAGCAATTGGGAAGGAAAGAAGAGATTCATAATCAAATACGCTCGGCATACTTCCAGAACCCGATAATCTCTCATCAAGTGTCCATTAATTCCAACTTACCGTTGTCTAGAAACACATCACACCACCAAGGAGACGAAGATAATTTGCATGGTCTCAAGTCGTTGAAACCATTCAG GAATTCAACACGTTCAATTAGATGA
- the LOC107930567 gene encoding transcription factor RAX2 has translation MLYTLFEKPHVYNIYTYISYGCVLLLINPFSSVFSCIILCFNGKIEKKTSMGRAPCCDKANVKKGPWSPEEDAKLKAYIEHYGTGGNWISLPQKIGLKRCGKSCRLRWLNYLRPNIKHGGFSEEEDEIICSLYLSIGSRWSIIAAQLPGRTDNDIKNYWNTRLKKKLLGRYPRPEPPFPVVPVPYSSQGQSIQFTNSQCSVVDGANMEQHMLQGQTSSSSLNGMGLFYGEDIINDTSSLVCFGMFQHYAFYDHISLQ, from the exons ATGCTATACACCCTTTTTGAAAAACcacatgtatataatatatacacatacatatcatatggatgtgttttattattaattaacccCTTCTCCTCTGTTTTCTCTTGTATAATTCTTTGTTTCAATGGAAAGATAGAGAAAAAAACAAGCATGGGTAGAGCTCCTTGCTGTGACAAAGCTAACGTGAAAAAAGGTCCATGGTCACCTGAAGAAGATGCCAAGCTCAAAGCATATATTGAGCACTATGGTACTGGTGGAAACTGGATCTCTTTGCCTCAGAAAATTG GTCTCAAGAGATGTGGGAAGAGCTGTCGTTTAAGATGGTTGAACTATCTTCGCCCAAATATCAAACATGGAGGTTTCtctgaagaagaagatgaaattatCTGTAGTCTCTATCTCAGTATTGGGAGTag gTGGTCTATTATTGCTGCACAGTTACCTGGGAGGACTGATAATGATATAAAGAATTATTGGAACACAAGACTTAAGAAGAAGCTTCTTGGCAGATATCCCCGGCCTGAGCCGCCTTTCCCGGTGGTGCCGGTACCGTACTCGAGCCAAGGACAAAGTATCCAGTTTACGAACTCTCAGTGCAGTGTTGTAGATGGAGCAAATATGGAGCAGCACATGCTTCAAGGGCAAACCAGTTCTTCTTCATTAAATGGAATGGGATTGTTTTATGGGGAAGACATTATCAATGATACAAGCTCTCTGGTTTGCTTTGGAATGTTTCAACACTATGCTTTCTATGATCATATCAGCTTGCAGTAA